TGGAGTGTTCTACGATATAGATATTTCTGTTTTGTATATCTCCATCTAAACATCTCGATAAGGATGATATGATGCTcgattgaaaaatatgtttttcgttacaTGTATTCTAATAACTTCCCAAATAGCGAAAACATTGAATTTATCTGCTATATTCAAGCATGTAATTTCATTCACCCTAACTAGAAAAGACCAATGCTCTTCCCTGCTGTGAGCATGAGCTGCAGCATAAAAATTCATGGGAGACGTGCGTCTGGTCACGTATGCATCGGTGTTACGTGCGGCTCGAAGCGTACATCTAGAGAGAGAACATGATTTTGAGCTAGGGCTTTCGTTTACCTTCCCTATTTCGGAGTCTAGTACAGTAATATAGTGCGCAGTAAAAATTATGTTGCAGTTTTGCAGTCTCAACTTCATTATGTGTCCTTTATTGTGTGCGTTTATTGTTGCATCAACACATGTGCCTTTTTGAACACTAAAATGTTTTACAATATGAATTTATAGAAAAACTCACACTAATTACTTTAATGGTATGGCTTCCATTGACGAGTTCAACCTTGAAACAAGTTgatttctacttttttttcgtcagttgCTCGCTTTGGTCAGTTTGATTCATTCCAATCAGTACTTCGCGAAACCATAAAACATAACTTCGGCTTGCTGATGAAAACAATTCGTTTTCTCGAGCGCTGTTTGGAAAATCTTTAATCAAATCGAAGTCTTTCGATTTATGAGCTGGTGCGACACTTCAAAGTGATAGACAGGTTTCATAGGCAGCGCCTATCCACACTCACTAAAATACACCTGCAATGATGAAAGTTTTCGTTATAACGACGAACAGCAGCAATCAAAATCCAATTCCCTTACCCATAAGTGACTCCATCAGCAAATGATCACGTTGTGTCATTTCGAAGGATCTCGGTTTCTCGCTTCTGGCGGCTCCAAATAAGTACTCATTGACCATGGTGCCTCCCAGTCCTACCATAAGAGCAGCCACCATCGTCCCTTGGGCAGCGACACGAAGCTGCATGAGATACACCGAAGAGGGAATCAATCCACGATTCCTAAATTTGTAGACTCCGATTCCACACACGATTGCCAATCCTGCAAGACCGATAGGTACGAAAGGATATTCCCGCGCTTTCCGTATCAGTTTATCACCGATGCTTTCCTCGAAATTCTGAACAGTCAGCATCGCTTGAGTCATTTTGTGAGAGAGTGTGGGAGAACAAACTAACACTCGACTT
The Toxorhynchites rutilus septentrionalis strain SRP chromosome 2, ASM2978413v1, whole genome shotgun sequence genome window above contains:
- the LOC129770697 gene encoding HIG1 domain family member 1A, mitochondrial-like — translated: MTQAMLTVQNFEESIGDKLIRKAREYPFVPIGLAGLAIVCGIGVYKFRNRGLIPSSVYLMQLRVAAQGTMVAALMVGLGGTMVNEYLFGAARSEKPRSFEMTQRDHLLMESLMGVF